The Vigna unguiculata cultivar IT97K-499-35 chromosome 11, ASM411807v1, whole genome shotgun sequence genomic sequence TTGTGAGTTTTAGTGAAACTTGGTGGTGATACCAAGAACTGGACGTAGTCTCAATGGTTAAGATAAACATATACaaccattttttgtttttcttctatgCTTTGTTCTCACTCagatttcaaactttttttattaatcttgATTTTCATATTTGCTCCTACTAAAATATGTTTTCTCTGTTATGATATCAATGTCCTAAATTGCACATTTCTAGGAATGTGACTTTCTTTTATAACCAACATTATCTCCTTGTTTTTCTTCTGATTCTCCTAGTCGTGAGATGATCATGTTATATCTCTTCGTTATGTTAGCTCTGAACTTCAGCATCTAAATATCTTTACCAAAGTTGTTCGATTTCTCTGTCATTAGTTTCTACTTAAGAAATTGATGCTACTCAATTAGTCTCATCAATTTGAGGGGTTGTTAAGTAGGGATCTGttattgtttttacttttatttgatttatagaATCTGCctaataattgtatatattactAGAATTCTTTTTTAGCTTATACAAAAAAGGAATTTCATTAATTTGTCATAAAGGGTTGTAATTGAGAATGAGGCCAATCGACTAGAAATTCTTGATAGAGCTTATACATACTTCTATTGCATGAGGATGGAAGCAGATATGAAGATGTTGGCCATGGAGCTACAATGTTGTCATTAAGGTCACAAATGAATCCAATCCCTGAAGTTCCATCAAATACTGCATTTGATGGCAAACTCGGCAAAAGGCAGCCAGATTCTGCATGAAAACACAAAACCAAGATGATGGAgtgaaatttaaacttaataaaaaatatcatattttttatgaatgacaggaacaagaaaaaaatagaaattttggaaaagaaatttatcgATAAAAGATTAATACCTTGCAATCCAACTGATTGATCCAAGGGAAAACCCATCAATAGTTGTCAGCATAACAAAACAAGCGTCAGTATCAGAACTTGCAGAAAGGGGAAAATAACAGTTTCTAAGCAATTGAAATATAACAATGCCAACCTTGAAGAGAAAAGTCCTTCAGGCTTATATGACAAAGACTATAAACGTCCTTGGAGACATTTGCATTCTGCAATTTCTTTCCAAGTGATGCAGCACATTTCAAGGCCTGCAGATTGGTTACAAAGCTCTGTTCTTGCAAATAGGACACATAACTTTTGATGGCTTTGCAGCAAGCTGTTTGGTTATGTATGAGATTGCCGCATTCTTTCACAACACTTGAGACACTTGGAAAAACCAATGGGCATACTGAGTGATGTAATATAACAACATTGAACACTGTAAGATGTATGCTTTTACATTCCAACAAATTAGACAAAACtgtaataatcaaatataaggAGAccgtttttgtttttctctccaTGCTCACCTTTGTTTAGGTTGCAATTTGACAGTCCTCTAAAAACACTATTTGCAGTGGATGGATCAAGTTTACTAGCCAGCCAACGTACAACAATATTCTTGCAATCATTGATCCTAGCTACTGGCCCAGGCATGCTATGGTTTCCATCTGAAGTAGACAAATCATTTAAGGCAATTTTTCTAGCAGCATAGTCTATGGCATTTTGGCAAACTTGATCACAACACTCATTTACAGGATCAATTTTTCTACAAGCAGTCAGTAGTCTCGAAGTATCTACAACACTCTCAAATTCATCCACGGATACAACGGGACAAGAGGCCTCAGTGAGATTTGTTGGGTTGACTGAACATATTTTTCTAAGATTCTCATTTGCTCCTTGACCGACGAGGACCTTCTGAACATCAGAGAGGCAGTGACTAGCATGAGTTGCGTTCAGAGCTAGCACCCCAGAGTATTTGCTCGACTGTCCTATGAGGGTCACCAGCATGGCATCAAATTGAGGACAACATACAACATTTGCCAAATATGGAGCAAAGGATGTCCAGCAATCAGTAGCAGTTGTGGTCATTATATCTTGAGCAGAAGAGAAATTCAATGAACAAAGGCCTGGAAGCAAAAAGGAATCCTTGGTCATCTCGGTAACCAAAAAGTTAGTAATTCAAAGGACTTTAAGATGAGCATACGTATTAAGGAAGCACATGCAACAGCATGTTCAAGAAAAAATGAAGTGGTTTCACTATTTGTTTGCAAGATGCCATTTGTAATCCTACTCATCGTGGTAGATTTATATCACATGATGAAGCTAGGAATAATTGTAGAATTACCTCTTAATATACACAAAACCAAATCTATCAAAAGAATGAAGGATTTGATAGCATTTCTGACATAACTTTGTCACAAGAGACTAGCTGCTTTATTTTCCCATACATGTTTCCTAAGCAACCAATAGCTCTTCCATCAATATTGTCCATTGAAACCACTCCAAATAACCACCCTTTTGCTGAATTATTTCTAGATATAATCATAAAAGCTAATTTTTCAGGAATTTTAGACCAAGCTtctgataaaattttatttttggctaGTCCAGCACCAACTCTCTGATATATTTCATGCGTTGGTGGGTCTTTGTGATCCTTGATGACCTATGTTGTGTTGAGTGGAAATCTATGTGAAAATTAGTTGTCACTGTTGCGCTGCATCTCACCCCCACtcaaaaaatttacaacaaCCTGATCTTCCCACATCACAGATTGAACCCACATGAACACAACACATTGAACTCACCCATTACCATAGCACTGCCATGTACATCACTGAAGAGGACAAGCTAACATGTTACTTACAAGAACCATATATATCACCAATGCCACTGAATCTACCCAGAAAAAATGGCACCAGTCTTCAGGTACAAACCCATATTGTTGCACCTTACCATAGCCATAATTTCAAAGTGCATCCTTCATGTCTATTTTGTAATTTACCAGGTAATTTATTCTCGTTGACTGGAGTATTTGACACCATTTCAATCTACATTGGGTCTTGGCCTTCCTTCCCTAAGATTAAAATCTTGGCTATGGCCCTGCTCCCCACTATTCACCAATGttatatacattaataaaagaaaacatcttACTAATTTCTAGGATTAGTTTCCCTATTTTTCATATCTCTTAGGCTTACCCTATTTCCTTATCTTATCATGTTCTATTTCCCTAATTAGTTTAGATTATGGTCAGcatcaataaaaatttattggtaTAGGTTTTATAAGCATCTCGTCA encodes the following:
- the LOC114168463 gene encoding uncharacterized GPI-anchored protein At1g61900-like; the protein is MKGLLSPTSLLQITLFLLVFLLVVNKSQGSPITTKVDALPPAFPPSTQPQPFIPLIAPSPLRPFTNNSVPKLSGLCSLNFSSAQDIMTTTATDCWTSFAPYLANVVCCPQFDAMLVTLIGQSSKYSGVLALNATHASHCLSDVQKVLVGQGANENLRKICSVNPTNLTEASCPVVSVDEFESVVDTSRLLTACRKIDPVNECCDQVCQNAIDYAARKIALNDLSTSDGNHSMPGPVARINDCKNIVVRWLASKLDPSTANSVFRGLSNCNLNKVCPLVFPSVSSVVKECGNLIHNQTACCKAIKSYVSYLQEQSFVTNLQALKCAASLGKKLQNANVSKDVYSLCHISLKDFSLQVGLQESGCLLPSLPSNAVFDGTSGIGFICDLNDNIVAPWPTSSYLLPSSCNRTTKLPSLPTATSSQNGLFINTLVLPLLFTSILLPKRLL